In Elephas maximus indicus isolate mEleMax1 chromosome 7, mEleMax1 primary haplotype, whole genome shotgun sequence, the following proteins share a genomic window:
- the LOC126080748 gene encoding olfactory receptor 5M3-like: MLNLTNVTEFILLGLTSHPELQLLLFVMFLLVYIITLVGNIGMVILIRISRQLSSPMYFFLSHLSFVDVCFSSNVTAKMLENLLSETKIISYSGCLVQCFFFIALVHVEIFILAVMAFDRCMAIGNPLLYGSKMSRVVCFQLISFPYIYGFLTSLAATLWTYGLYFCGKIEINHFYCADPPLIKMACAGTYVKEYTMLILAGINFTYSLTVVIISYLFILIAILRMRSTEGRRKAFSTCGSHLTAVIIFYGTLIFMYLRRPTEESVEQGKMVAVFYTTVIPMLNPMIYSLRNKDVKEAMNKVITRMCLRK; encoded by the coding sequence ATGCTCAATCTTACCAATGTGACAGAATTTATTCTTTTGGGATTAACTAGTCATCCTGAATTGCAACTCCTtctctttgtgatgtttttactgGTCTACATTATCACCCTGGTTGGAAACATTGGCATGGTCATATTAATCAGGATCAGTCGCCAGCTCAGCagtcccatgtactttttcctcagtcaCTTATCATTTGTcgatgtttgtttttcttccaatGTCACCGCTAAAATGCTGGAAAACCTTTTGTCAGagacaaaaataatttcttattctggttgttTGGTACAGTGTTTTTTCTTTATTGCCCTTGTCCATGTAGAAATTTTTATTCTTGCTGTCATGGCCTTTGATAGATGCATGGCCATTGGCAATCCTCTACTCTATGGCAGCAAAATGTCAAGGGTTGTCTGTTTCCAACTGATTTCATTCCCATATATATATGGTTTTCTGACTAGTCTTGCAGCGACATTATGGACTTATGGCTTGTACTTCTGTGGGAAAATTGAAATCAACCACTTCTACTGTGCAGACCCACCTCTCATCAAAATGGCCTGTGCTGGGACCTATGTAAAAGAATATACGATGCTCATACTTGCGGGCATTAACTTCACATATTCTCTGACTGTAGTTATCATCTCTTATCTATTCATTCTCATTGCCATTCTACGGATGCGCTCAACGGAAGGGAGACggaaggccttctccacctgtgggtcCCATCTGACAGCTGTCATCATATTTTATGGGACTCTTATCTTCATGTATCTCAGACGTCCCACTGAGGAGTCCGTGGAGCAGGGGAAAATGGTGGCTGTGTTTTATACCACAGTGATCCCCATGCTGAATCCCATGATCTACAGTCTGAGGAACAAAGACGTGAAAGAAGCCATGAACAAAGTAATTACCAGAAtgtgtttaagaaaataa
- the LOC126080752 gene encoding LOW QUALITY PROTEIN: olfactory receptor 5M9 (The sequence of the model RefSeq protein was modified relative to this genomic sequence to represent the inferred CDS: substituted 1 base at 1 genomic stop codon) produces the protein MPNFTDVTEFILLGLTSRQELQVLFFVVFLVVYMITLMGNIGMVVLISISPQLQSPMYFFLSHLSFVDVWFSSNVTPKMLENLLSETKTISYVGCLVQCYLFIALVHVEVYILAVMAFDRYMAICNPXLYGSKMSRTVCVRLISVPYIYGFSVSLICTLWPYGLYFCGNFEINHFYCADPPLIKIACGGVHIKEYTMIVIAGINFTYSFSVVLISYTLIVAPVLCMRSADGKRKAFSTCGSHLIAITMFYGTLIFMYLRRPTEESMEQGKMVAVFYTTVIPMLNPMIYSLRNKDVKEAVNKAIIKANLGQ, from the coding sequence ATGCCAAATTTCACAGATGTGACAGAATTTATTCTTCTGGGGTTGACCAGTCGTCAAGAGTTACAAgttctcttttttgtggtgttccTAGTAGTTTACATGATCACTCTGATGGGGAACATTGGTATGGTCGTTTTGATCAGCATCAGTCCCCAGCTTCAGagccccatgtactttttcctgagTCATTTGTCTTTTGTTGATGTGTGGTTCTCTTCCAATGTCACTCCCAAAATGTTGGAAAACTTATTATCAGAGACAAAAACCATTTCTTACGTGGGGTGTTTGGTGCAGTGTTACCTTTTCATTGCCCTTGTCCATGTGGAGGTCTATATCTTGGCAGTGATGGCCTTTGATCGGTACATGGCCATCTGCAACCCTTAGCTTTATGGCAGCAAAATGTCCAGGACTGTCTGTGTTCGGCTTATCTCCGTGCCTTATATCTATGGATTCTCTGTTAGTCTAATATGCACACTGTGGCCATACGGCTTGTACTTCTGTGGAAACTTTGAAATCAACCACTTCTATTGTGCAGATCCTCCTCTCATCAAGATTGCCTGTGGAGGAGTTCACATCAAAGAATACACAATGATTGTCATTGCTGGAATTAACTTCACATATTCCTTCTCAGTAGTCCTGATTTCCTACACCCTCATTGTAGCACCTGTGCTATGCATGCGCTCTGCTGATGGgaagaggaaggccttctctaCTTGCGGTTCTCATTTGATAGCTATTACTATGTTTTATGGGACACTGATATTCATGTACCTTAGGCGGCCCACTGAGGAGTCCATGGAGCAGGGGAAAATGGTGGCTGTGTTTTATACCACAGTCATTCCCATGCTAAATCCCATGATCTACAGTCtgaggaacaaggatgtgaaagaGGCAGTCAATAAAGCAATCATAAAGGCAAATTTGGGGCAATGA